Genomic segment of Lentimicrobium sp. L6:
TGCCAGTAAAGCCTTGCAACTGCTTCGCTTTACTCCAGAATCTTTCCTGAAAAAAGAAGAAAACCCACTCAGTAATCGAGAAACTCAAGTGCTTGAACAACTCTCTAAAGGACTCAATTATCAAGAAATAGCAGAGAATTTAATTATTTCACCCTCCACCGTACGCAAGCATATTGAGAATATCTACAAAAAACTTCAAGTCAGAAATAAAATGGAAGCCGTAAATAAAGCAGATAAAAATGCTTGGTTAAAATAAGCTCATTTGCTCACTCGTGGAACTTTAAACATTGAACTTTAATCTTTTTTACGACATATGTCGTATTGTTTCAATCTCCAATCTCCTATAGTTTTGTCTCAGAAAAAAATTAGAAATATTCATCAAAACCTAATATTATGAAACGAGTTCAATTTTTATTTGTAGCCATTTTATCTATCGTATTATTCTCATTCTCCAGTTGTAATAAAAGCGAGGATGATGTTACACCCGATAACCCATTATTGTCAACAGGATCCATCAGTTTAAAAGTGGATGGAGCCAGTTGGAATGCTTCATTGGCAGTGCAAGGAATCAATACAAACGGTGTGATTAATGTAACTGGCAGCGATTCAGATGCCAAGCAAGCTAGTCTGATTTTATATGGTGTATCAGCGCCCGGAACTTATACTATTGGATCAGGAAGTACTCATCAATTACGCTGGACAGAAGGTTTGGGACAAACAGAAACCTATTCTGCTAATGGAGTTATTGGTTCTGGTACTATTACAGTTACAGAATTAAGTTCCACCAAGATTAAAGGAAGCTTTTCTTTTACAGGAATGAACACTGCTCAAGCTACAAAAAGCATCACTGATGGAAGTTTTGAAGCCACTTTTTAAAACGCATTTCCCCACTAACCTGAGTTCGACAGTAAATATCACCACAGTTTCAGATAATTAGTTCATATACGACTCAGATTTCTAAAGAGCTATCGGGATAACTCAAGGAAATTTGAGGAAGAAGATGAGCTAATTATAGAAATCCACCTGTGGAAAAGCCAATAACACATCATCTTTCATCTAAAAACCATTTGATATAGCCCGCTATAACTTCATGATTTTTAGACTTAAATCTAATGCGTTATTGGCTTTCTGTGGTAGCTATTTAATAATCGAACTCAGGTTACTATTTATTAATGTATCTTACATCAATTTGGATAATTAACCCTTTTTCTATGAAATTGGGTTTTTTTTATGGCTATTGATTAAAGAAAGCATGCATCACCTGTGACTAGAAATATTATCTTTGCCGTTTACAATAAATTAGGCCTTTGGGCAGTTAAGTATTTGATGATTTAAATCTTATGAGTCTTAAATCTTTTTTAATAAGTAAAGCGTTTTTTAAAAGCTTGGCCATTGCCTTCGTAGTAGTGGTGATTATGATGTTTGTGACCATCAAAGGATTGGGCTATTATACTGATAATGGTTCTTTTATTTTGGTTCCAAAGTTGGCCCATCGCGATTCCGATTCTTTAAGGGTACTGTCTTCTGCCGATTATTTGCAATATGAAGTAATTGATAGTATGTATGCTGATGATTATATGCCTGGTACTGTGGTATTGCAAAATCCAACTCCAGGAGCTAAAGTGAAAAAAGGAAGAAAAGTTTATCTTTCCATAGTAGCTAAAACTCCTGAATTGGTTAGTATGCCGAATCTTCTTGATTTGAGTATCAGAAGAGCCATAGATGTGGTTCAGTATGCGCATTTGAAAGTAGAAAGAATTGAGTTTGCTGACGATATTGCTCTGAATGCTGTGATAGAGCAATTATACAAAGGCGACACTATTGCACCTGATTCTCTCTTGCCAAGTGGAGCCAGTATTACCCTGGTGGTAGGTAATGGATATCGTAAAACAGGAGCAACAGTTCCTTTTGTTTTAGGGAAGAATTTGACACAAGCACGTAAAGCAATTTTGAAAGCCTCATTTAATATGGGTAGAATAGATACTTTGCAAGAAGATTACGAAGGTCGTTGGTTTGTATATGAGCAAAGTCCATTTGCTGACCCGCTTCATCCTTCAAAGGCTCCTCTAGGCTCAAATATTTCATTGAAATTGCGCTCCTCACTGGATTATAATTTCGATTCTATTATTGAATTTTATAATTCGCCAGATAGTGTGCGTTACGATAGTTTAATGTTCCAAAATGAATTGACTGATTTTTAATTATGCGTTATATATACATCTCAATTATCATACTATTAGGGAGTGTTTTTCATCAATTGAAAGCACAAGAGCAACTATTGCCTCTTCAAATCGATCCCAGCCTAAATAA
This window contains:
- a CDS encoding DUF6252 family protein: MKRVQFLFVAILSIVLFSFSSCNKSEDDVTPDNPLLSTGSISLKVDGASWNASLAVQGINTNGVINVTGSDSDAKQASLILYGVSAPGTYTIGSGSTHQLRWTEGLGQTETYSANGVIGSGTITVTELSSTKIKGSFSFTGMNTAQATKSITDGSFEATF
- a CDS encoding PASTA domain-containing protein; the encoded protein is MSLKSFLISKAFFKSLAIAFVVVVIMMFVTIKGLGYYTDNGSFILVPKLAHRDSDSLRVLSSADYLQYEVIDSMYADDYMPGTVVLQNPTPGAKVKKGRKVYLSIVAKTPELVSMPNLLDLSIRRAIDVVQYAHLKVERIEFADDIALNAVIEQLYKGDTIAPDSLLPSGASITLVVGNGYRKTGATVPFVLGKNLTQARKAILKASFNMGRIDTLQEDYEGRWFVYEQSPFADPLHPSKAPLGSNISLKLRSSLDYNFDSIIEFYNSPDSVRYDSLMFQNELTDF